From the Musa acuminata AAA Group cultivar baxijiao chromosome BXJ3-1, Cavendish_Baxijiao_AAA, whole genome shotgun sequence genome, the window GAATAATACTATCAATTGTGTTTCCAATAGATAAAATCACATGGCTACCAATTCAAGTCCTTTTTGTCCCTAGAGAAAACCTGGAATAAAAATCTGTCTTATGTCTTGATAAATCCATCTCAAACTCTACATCCTTActcataataataaattataatattctacAAGAGATGAGAACTGGTGTTTGGATAATCTTGAAGCACCTTGAATGTCCTGGGAACAATGGGAATTTTCATGCCCAATTTCAGGTAAAATTTCCATTCTCCACTCGATGCCCCAAAACAAAACAATCTATCAATTGACTAACGATTAGTACTGGTCTGGTTAAGATCCAAGTCTTGAATCTTACATCCAGTGCATACTTCTTTGAATCCAATCCGTCCTAAGCACAACCACCAAAAACTAGCGATTCTTGTACCATATATAAAGTAATTACTCTGATGTAACGCTACCAATTCGTAGAAAGGAGAAAAACTGCAACGGTCCAGCAGAAGAACAGACCTGAGAAGCCCATTCGACGACGGAGGAGATCAATATATGAGGTTCCCACGCCAGCACATCCGTCGAGAACTCGCTCCGACCGATCCCGCCGCAGCAGGCGAGAGGAGGGGATCGGCCGGATGAGGAGGACAACGAGGGGAGTATAGGAGGGGGATGAGGCGGCTGAGATCGGGACGCCAGAGcgagggaaagggaaagggaaagggaaaggcgGGGGCGGGAGAAGCCCGTCGTGGTAGTCTGGTAGAAATTGATGGGAAGCCCTCGCGGGTTGTTGCTTTTGGCGGGCGGTTTTGTGGCTCTTAGTACCGGTTCAAGTCGGAGTGAATTGTTGTGGCGGCCCGAGTCCACTCGTCGCGATATCGTGGAGTCGAACCGCAACACGACAGTGTGTGTTCTGAGCGACATTGACATCATCGAGCTTTAATTCACTTTTTTGGGCCTTGAACGGTGGCAACCCGCCTCCCATTGCATTCCCCGTCAGAacgcagcagagagagagagagagagagagagagagagagagagagagaggggcatgGCGATGATACCTTGGACTCTTGCAGTCATGGACCGCGGCCTCGCAGGGAAGAAGTACCGGGACGTCATGAACTCCATCTTCATGGCTGCCTTCCCTTCGGCTTCTATTACCTCCTCCGACGCAATGTATGATCTGAAGAGAGCTGATGTACGTGATCTTACCAGTATATAGCTCGAATCCTGATCGCCAGCTTATGGTGATGCCAATGTCCAAGTCACTGGCCCGATGCCTGTCCCTTGCCAAGCCGTGCGTTCCCTTGCTCGAAGCCTGCACCCAAGTTGCTCATCTCAGCCAAATCCATGCCCTTGTAATCACCAAGGGGCTCTCCCAGAACAGACATGCGTCGAACGCAGTCCTCCAGATATGTAATGAGCTTCTAAGATCCCATTCCCGAGCGAATTCCCCGGGCACGGTCTTATTAGCCCTTTACAAGCAGCTGTTACGGTGCGATGCCAAACCCAACGGTGTCACCCTCTCCCTTGTTCTCAAGGCATGTCCCGATCTCGAAGCTCTTGGTTTGGTTATGGGTGTTCATGCTCAGTCTATAGCATTCGGCTTTCGATCCGATACTCTGGTGCTGAACTCGTTGATCCACGCCTATACTGCTTGTGGGTCCGTCGGATTTGCTCACGACGTGTTTGATGAATTGCCTGACAGAGATCAAATTGCTTGGACTGAGCTGATAAATGGTTACGTTCGTAGCGGCCGTGCTAAGGAGGCTGTCGACCTGTTCTCTCGAATGATGGAAGCAAACGTGAGGCCTGACGGGATTAGCATTGTGGCTGCATGCACCGCTTGTTCGCAGCTGGGTGATCTGAGCTTGGGTAGGATACTGGAAGGATTAGCATGCAAGAGGGGGGTGAAGGACAACACTCATGTGGTCAATTCATTGATCGACATGTACAGCAAGTGTGGGAGCATCGATGATGCTTGGAAATTGTTCGATGAGATGCCCCACAAAGATGTGGTTTCTTGGAACTCCATGGTTGCTGGGTCGGCGAGGACTGGCGACATGGAGGCTGCACGGAGTCTGTTCGATCAAACACCAAACAAGAATGAAGTGTCCTGGAGTTCACTGATCAATGGGTACGTGCAAAACGATCGCTTCGAGCAGGCTTTGAGCACGTACAAGGAGATGATCGACGCCGGTGTAGCAACCAACGAAGCAGCTATTACCGGCACCGTCACCGCTTGTGCTCATCTAGGTGCTCTTCACTTGGGGCGGCAAATACACCTGAGCTTGGACGAGAGCAAGCTCTGCCATGACACCGTCTTGAGCACTGTGCTTGTGGATATGTACGCCAAGTGTGGCTGTTTAGATACGGCTCGTTCTCTGTTCGCGAGGATGGTGCACAAGAGCCAGGTCTCATGGAATGTGATGCTGATGGGATTGGCCATTCACGGGAAAGCAGCCGAATGCCTCGAGCTCTTCTCGGAGATGTCCAAGGATGGCACAAGGCCAAGTAGCACCACCTTCGTTGCAATTTTATCGGCTTGTGCGTATGCTGGATGGATCGAAGAAGGAAGAGACTTCTTCGATAAGATGACCGAATCCTATGGGATTACTCCTCGCACCGAGCACTTATCGTGCATGGTTCATCTGCTGGGAAGAGCCGGGCATGTTCCCGAAGCATGTGATCTTGTTAGAGCTGCTTCCCATATCGAACCAGACGTGGCAACTTGGGGAGCTCTACTGAGTTCTTGCAAAAGCCATGGCTACGCAGAGCTTGCAGACGTCGTTGCAGGAAAGATGCTCGAGTTGGATCCTTGCCACACCGGAGCTTATGTGCAGTTATCAAGTATGTATGCTTCTGAGAACAAATGGAGGGAAGTGGTGGAGATCCGAAGGGTGATGAAGGGGAGAGGCGTCAAGAACCGCCCAGGATGGAGTTGGTTCGAGCTGGATGGGACCGTCCACGAATTCCTGGTAGGAGTAAATTGGCACCGGAGCATGAGAGAGATTTATGGTGCACTACATGCAATAGATCTCCACATAAATGCATGATAACTGTTTGGTTGAATGCACAGAATAGTAGTTTTTCTGGTATTAAACCAAAGCTATGCTATCTTGTGATCTATTTTCCTGTTTTATTTATAGAATAGCACAACATGTTGTCAGCCAAATCCTTTTTAACTGATCTGTCTTTTGTTCCTTTTTTGTTTTAGAACATCCTAATTTATCCAAGTTTCTGGCTACAAGGAAGTCAAAAATGCATGAGGTTATACATGAgaagatgaaagaagaagaaCTGAGCTCAAGAATTTTCCTCAGTTTATTCAATTTCTTTTTCCATGAAAAGGCAACTTAATCATATCCTTAAATAACAGGCAAAAATGGCACAAAGGAGACTCTTTGCTCTTGAATTCACTTCACAATAAATTATGCTACAAGTTCTTGGAGGAATTTGGAGTGTGTGACCACATTCATTCTGCAGCATTTAGATGCAGAACAGTAGGTTTATAGAGATGGCAGTGAGTAAATGAGAAATATATTGGACATCACTACCACACTACTACTAAAGCATAAGAACCTCATTAAtcacactaacaaagtcattccgGCATGCATTTTCTAACTGGTTGACAAAATTCAATTGACAAGATAACTCACATACTCTGACAGAAAGGCGAAAACACTGACTTATCAATTTCTCATAAACTCGTACCTTATCGACACTGGGTGCTTCTGATCCAATTCATAACATGATCACAATCTTGATCGCGGCTAAACAGCTTAACTTGTGCTCGATAGGACTTCAACTCGTAGGTTTCCTGTCGCCCATTGGTGTGTTTCTTCATTTTAAGCGACTCGGGCACCACCAATCTCCCCGTTTGATCATGGTACGCATCACAAATGAAATCGATGACTTCTTCGAATGGTCTCGAGGCATCAAGCCAGTAATAGATAAGCTCATTCCGAAACCATGTGATCTGCCTCTTTGCAAAATTTCGAGATGCTTTTTGGAATTCGGATAAGAATGCACGGAACTCTTCGGGAGTGCTTCTTCCTCCTTGTTCCCTACAGCTCAGCAGGTACTCCATGGCTTGCCTGTACCCAATTGCTCGAGTCGCAGAATTCATGTTCGGATGAAGGCCAATGTCAAGCAGCCACGAGGCTTCTGAGAGAAGCCCTTCGGTTTCCATGAGCATGTCTTCGCACCTCAAGTCGATCGACCTATACAGATCAATTCTCGGGCCCGTAAGGAAGAAGCAAATGAAGCTGTAATCCAGGTCCTTTGCAGTGTTCAGGGAGCTGTTTGCATCAGGTAGGTGTTCGACGACCGAGGTGTGCGATGCTCTCGAATCAAGATGCTGGCGAAATGAATCATACGGCACGCTGAAAGCTGAAGGAGGCAATCCAGAGCACCTGATGATCTCGAGACTACGCCGCAACCGATACCAGTTATTCATGGGCAGAAACCGAGCATTTGGATCACCGGCCTTGACCACTAAATCCACAGCTGCATCCCACTGCTTACTGTTCTGCAATTCCATGAGCTCTGCACATACTTCGTGCGCAATCTCGAACGACGCCTTTGGAACGTCTGGCTTTCCATATATGTACCATCTTAGATAGAGTCCAGTCCCTCCGGCAACGATTGGGACCCGGCCTCTTCCTACAACGTCCTCGGTTGCTCTCCTGGCATCCTCAAAGAACTGCCCGGCAGAGTAATCGTCCGAGGGTTGCAAGATGTCGATCAAGTGATGAGGCACTTCGTTTCTGTCCCACGTAGAAGGCTTGGCCGATCCGACATCAAGTCCACGGTACACTTGCACGGAATCAGCGCTA encodes:
- the LOC103980897 gene encoding pentatricopeptide repeat-containing protein At1g31430-like translates to MYVILPVYSSNPDRQLMVMPMSKSLARCLSLAKPCVPLLEACTQVAHLSQIHALVITKGLSQNRHASNAVLQICNELLRSHSRANSPGTVLLALYKQLLRCDAKPNGVTLSLVLKACPDLEALGLVMGVHAQSIAFGFRSDTLVLNSLIHAYTACGSVGFAHDVFDELPDRDQIAWTELINGYVRSGRAKEAVDLFSRMMEANVRPDGISIVAACTACSQLGDLSLGRILEGLACKRGVKDNTHVVNSLIDMYSKCGSIDDAWKLFDEMPHKDVVSWNSMVAGSARTGDMEAARSLFDQTPNKNEVSWSSLINGYVQNDRFEQALSTYKEMIDAGVATNEAAITGTVTACAHLGALHLGRQIHLSLDESKLCHDTVLSTVLVDMYAKCGCLDTARSLFARMVHKSQVSWNVMLMGLAIHGKAAECLELFSEMSKDGTRPSSTTFVAILSACAYAGWIEEGRDFFDKMTESYGITPRTEHLSCMVHLLGRAGHVPEACDLVRAASHIEPDVATWGALLSSCKSHGYAELADVVAGKMLELDPCHTGAYVQLSSMYASENKWREVVEIRRVMKGRGVKNRPGWSWFELDGTVHEFLVGVNWHRSMREIYGALHAIDLHINA
- the LOC135628175 gene encoding tRNA dimethylallyltransferase 9-like isoform X2, yielding MNIPLCSPPRLTPTARFPPSNTLRATCSVSGSTKKNRVIVISGPTGAGKSRLALELAKALDGEIVSADSVQVYRGLDVGSAKPSTWDRNEVPHHLIDILQPSDDYSAGQFFEDARRATEDVVGRGRVPIVAGGTGLYLRWYIYGKPDVPKASFEIAHEVCAELMELQNSKQWDAAVDLVVKAGDPNARFLPMNNWYRLRRSLEIIRCSGLPPSAFSVPYDSFRQHLDSRASHTSVVEHLPDANSSLNTAKDLDYSFICFFLTGPRIDLYRSIDLRCEDMLMETEGLLSEASWLLDIGLHPNMNSATRAIGYRQAMEYLLSCREQGGRSTPEEFRAFLSEFQKASRNFAKRQITWFRNELIYYWLDASRPFEEVIDFICDAYHDQTGRLVVPESLKMKKHTNGRQETYELKSYRAQVKLFSRDQDCDHVMNWIRSTQCR
- the LOC135628175 gene encoding tRNA dimethylallyltransferase 9-like isoform X1, coding for MIRRIVTRTRFGLPSPGTRPASSLQMNIPLCSPPRLTPTARFPPSNTLRATCSVSGSTKKNRVIVISGPTGAGKSRLALELAKALDGEIVSADSVQVYRGLDVGSAKPSTWDRNEVPHHLIDILQPSDDYSAGQFFEDARRATEDVVGRGRVPIVAGGTGLYLRWYIYGKPDVPKASFEIAHEVCAELMELQNSKQWDAAVDLVVKAGDPNARFLPMNNWYRLRRSLEIIRCSGLPPSAFSVPYDSFRQHLDSRASHTSVVEHLPDANSSLNTAKDLDYSFICFFLTGPRIDLYRSIDLRCEDMLMETEGLLSEASWLLDIGLHPNMNSATRAIGYRQAMEYLLSCREQGGRSTPEEFRAFLSEFQKASRNFAKRQITWFRNELIYYWLDASRPFEEVIDFICDAYHDQTGRLVVPESLKMKKHTNGRQETYELKSYRAQVKLFSRDQDCDHVMNWIRSTQCR